ACTGTAAGAATGAAAAaatgagagaatttttttttacgatcTCCTTATGaactttctgaagcatcaaagTGGTAGTTTTGTGTCAGTGGAgggacagaaatctctcagaaaaaaatctactcagctgtttttaacataataataataatacatgttttttagcagcaaatcagaatattggaatgatttctgaaggatcacgtgtctggagtaatgatgcttaaaattcagctttgaaatcacaggaataaattacattttaaaatatattcgaatggaaaacagttatcttaaatagtaaaatatttcaattttttactgtttttgctgtactttggatcaaataaatgtagccttggtgagcacaagagtcttcattcaaaaacaaaagtcttactgtccagaaatgtttgactggtaatgtaaaCGACAAAGATAATGATTCTGCAGTTTCAATTTAAAAGATCAAGTTTGTTTTTACACTTGTATTCAACGCACCATCAAAGCTTGTTGAAGTTGTTTGTGCTGCTTACCTTCGGCGCATGTTCCAAATACTGTTTTCCAGCAGACAGTTGTGTCAGCAGGCGAAACTTGTTATCTTGCAGCACATAAATACCCTACAAACAATTATAAAACTTGATTATTTTCAAATAAGCACCTCTAGTCAATGACGagattcactaaacattaagaTGACATAATGTTTAGATTAACATTATAATGCACACACCTGGTGGTTTGTTCTCAGGTTGTCAATCTGCTTCTTAAAAACACTGGTCCAGAAATCTTTGCAGATAAATTTCATAACATCAAGCTCATCTTTAAAACGTGGCGTGTCTTTGGTAAACCTGCAAACAGAAATATGTCCCCATCAGATTACAGGATGTCATTGGAGGATCTGGTTGATTTGTGAATAAAATTTGGATTTATGGATGAAAAAATATGCCATAAACCTCTCAATAAGTCCTTGTCCCACACGAAACCCCATGTTCTCAAGTTTAGAAACACATCGTCCATTCTCCTGTGCACAGCAGAACATTAATTCAACATGCAACATTCCCACagtatgtgttttatttgtgtgcttgGCTTATTTCTATTACGTTATTCTACTATTCTGTGACAGTGTTTTCAGTAGATATCCGGGTCTTACCGATTCCCCAGTTTCTGCACTGTTGACATATTGAATAATTTCACTGTGCAGGAACTGAAAGAGAGCCTCGTCTGCCATCTCGAGCCAGTTCAGCCACACTGAAACTGACGAGCGACCCAAACCGACTACGTGTATAAATCAGTTAATACTTTACTAAATGTCCGCCATTCATTGTGTGAATAAATCAACTAAACTCAAACAATTCACCAGTGTATTCTACTGCTCCCTTATTATAAATAAGGTCCTTCTTCACATCTGatccacttcctgtttggctgGAAATTAGCTGCCCTTGTATATGCCTGAACGTAAAGATGTTTTTCTCTCGTTTTGTTTGGAGACcgatttttgtcttgttttgtatGTAACGTGGAAATAAAGTATTGAAAGTGGCGCAGTCATGAACACCCgacttttcaaaattaaaactagGGATGTGCCGAACGAGGCTTTTGAAGCAGTGAGGCTTTTATAACAAACTGCGTTGATGCTTCGAAGCTTTTGATACAGTTCTCTACTCTGCCATCTGATGGTCAATAAAAATTCTTACACAAAATGTGTCATTCAGATGTTTTGTTCATTGTGGTGTCATTGTAAggtttatttatgaattttataAGCATATATGTCATTAGTAAGGTGGCACATGTGTGCAGCGATAGAGTTTCCAGAATGTGTTGTACTTTgcacaaaacaatgacaaagacTTTATGTTCTTCATTTTTAACTTGCATCAAACTTCTGTCTTTTCACCTCCTAAATAGAATGTTTCATATGCCAATAAATTAGACCAATGTAATTTTTCATTGCGCCATTTTGTGTCTTCTTTATTAtagaacacaaacatgcacattgataaaaatgcacaaatattgAAATTTTGGACACAAGTTGTGGATAAGttagaagacattttaaatattatctcTCTATCACCTTTATTATTACTGCTAGGtgatcccccccccccccccccccaaaaaaaaacatttatttttatttcatctatattagcaaaaagaaaaaaaaaggaatgttAAACTGGAAGGACAGAACTCAGATATGTATTACTCATTGGCTCAATCTGTTAGCAGACACTCTTACACTTGAAAAGTTCCCTTCCtcacttttgaaaaaatatggAGCACACTTCTGAAGTTCCTGGACAGTTGAATCTGATATAATATGAAAACTGCATATAACCAAATGTATAGAAAAGTAGGTGTTTTGACATGCATTTTAGGCTCTAATTGATTGTTTATCACAATCATATGTCGTCTTTTGACATGGTTTGTGTGTACACGGTTGTCTGtctttcctttttgttttgtataccatttatatatgtaaatttgtAGTAGTATAAGCTATTCATGTAAAATTGTTtggtaataaaaaaacactaatgaaggagaaaaaatgcacaaatacaaacgcaattgtttgttaattatatatatatatatatatatatatatatatgtatatatgtatcaCCAGTGTGAGCTGTTGACAACTGAGAAAGTTGTTTACAAGcagtaaacaacaaaacaaaaatagtttgtGGTTGAGGAAGGACTTTTTCCTTTTATCTAggtgttttaattttcattcagaAAACAGCCATTCAATCACAagtcattgttttctttttaaatagtagtaCTTTAACAACGATACACAACCTAAAAAACTACATACATGCATGATGTATTGGACAGTGGATCCACAcgctttgtattttttttaatttttaaaaaattttttttttttattacagaacTTGTAAAGAAATGTACAAGAACAGGGAAATTAGACATTGATAATTCCTACAAGGAACAATCatagaaaaaagacagaaaagttATATTCTGGATTTGCGTACATTAAATTATGGTACTATCCatacagaaaagaaaagtatagaaaaaaaaataaaaataaataaataataaaaaacaataattaaataaataaataaaataattaccttCTTTTAGAAAAATTGTCATAATGCAACAAGAATTTGGCACTCTTTTGTTACTTGTGAGTCTAAGAGATGTAATAAGAGAATCAAGTTAAGCAAGAAAAAGGGGAAAAGACAGAGGACATTTAAGCCATTTTTGCTTATGAATGAAGAATTTTGcattcaatataaaaaaattaaccagatattcaacagataatagttttggattttcataataaaaaataacatctttgAGGACGAAGGTATGGGTCACATTTGTAAGGCTAAAAACATAGGAGCTTAAATCAACCCATAATTTCTTGGTtacaccattaaaaaaataaatgggcAGCTGTTTCCtcaacaaaaccacaaaacgAGCAAGACTCATCAATTCCACACGCTTTGTATTTGAGCCTGGCGTGACGTGTCAGTGAGGTAACGAAGCTTCGTTTTCACAGATCACGTGACAGCCTCATTTCGAGCAATGCTTCGGAACACTAGTGTGTCGAAAACGCGACACGTGTGTCGACACTAGGTGTCGATCTTCCCATCCCTAATTAAAACTTCTCCTGTTATAGCTAAATTGGTTTACAACTAATAATTGAAATCTAGGAAACTTTTTTCAGTAGTAtttactaccagtcaaaagtttttaaacagtaagatatttactgttttttttttttaaataagtctcttctgctcgccaagcctgcctttatttgatccaaagtacagcaaaaacagtaaatttttttaaaaaaaaatatttttactatttaaaataactttcctattagaatatattttaaaatgtaatttattcacatgatttcaaagctaaatttttagcgttattactccagtcacatggtctttcagaaataattctaatactctgatttgctgcttaaaagacattgttaaaaacagtaggttttttgtttttcagatttttgatgaatagaattttCATatgagcagcatttatctgaaatagatatcttttgtaacattataaatgtctttatcatcacttctgatccatttaaagcatccctgctaaatgaaagtattcatttctataatttctttaccccCTCCCAAAAAAATTAGACTCCAAGCTTTCGAATGGTatagtttataatattacaaaaagctttttattttggataaatgctgatctttggatctttctaatcacagaatcctgaaaaaagtgttttaaatatttataataataatataacaataaatgttttttgagcagcaaatcagcatattagaatgatttctaaaggatcatgtgacactgaagactggagtaaggatgctgaaaatgtagctttgattacagaaataaattacattttaaaacatattcaaactgaaaacacCATATCgtatttgctgtactttggatcaaataaatgcaggcttggtgagcagaagaaacttcttaaaaaaaaaataaacaataaaaatcttactgttcagaaacctttgactggtagtgtacatcacAATATCTACATtcttgtattttgtttaaataaaataatgaaaaatgtaatgtttcataaaatgattacaaaaataacccacaaatgaatgtttgtttatatttacatagacAGTTATTGTTCtgtaactgcatttatttttttaataatttatgtaattcatttttaatgatatttttatacactgccctccaaaagtttggaaacacccc
Above is a window of Labeo rohita strain BAU-BD-2019 chromosome 23, IGBB_LRoh.1.0, whole genome shotgun sequence DNA encoding:
- the trappc6b gene encoding trafficking protein particle complex subunit 6b, with the translated sequence MADEALFQFLHSEIIQYVNSAETGESENGRCVSKLENMGFRVGQGLIERFTKDTPRFKDELDVMKFICKDFWTSVFKKQIDNLRTNHQGIYVLQDNKFRLLTQLSAGKQYLEHAPKFLAFTCGLVRGALSNLGVKSIVTAEVSVMPACKFQVMIQKM